From the Pungitius pungitius chromosome 6, fPunPun2.1, whole genome shotgun sequence genome, one window contains:
- the cstpp1 gene encoding centriolar satellite-associated tubulin polyglutamylase complex regulator 1 isoform X2 produces MTRVNRFNSPVPDHEYLADGDVLFYLRDAVTQLLDHQQEYTTFGLIRYFAEYFSSVKNSNHVLFREYNYIRATPHNRASFIRVFWRCYRQIGKSGDLLSTLEYRSLLQLLCPDFPLEMVQLAARVVQMEDVIDCLMSFSDFLYALQLQFYYQEFLNGVLLIYQDLLAGKSPNIVIVPTSTSIDQLPSVAAEDNSKEKQQQQDGVDSSTLAQCIDALCDRSKHSHPPRSCMREVLEQTNKVYYYSFQMSLAKHPSINQTIGALPSRADVLIDPEMDQDLDKL; encoded by the exons ATGACCCGAGTGAACCGGTTCAATTCCCCCGTCCCTGACCACGAGTACCTCG CGGACGGGGACGTGCTGTTCTACCTGAGGGACGCAGTGACCCAGCTGCTGGACCACCAACAGGAGTACACCACGTTCGGGCTAATCCGCTACTTCGCTGAATA tTTCAGCAGTGTGAAGAACAGTAACCACGTACTCTTCAGAGAATATAACTACATTAGGGCCACGCCCCATAACAGGGCCTCCTTTATCAGAGTCTTCTGGAGATGCTACAGACAGATCGGCAAAAGTGGTG ACTTACTGTCAACACTGGAGTACAGGTCGCTTCTGCAGTTATTGTGTCCAGACTTCCCTTTGGAGATGGTGCAGCTTGCAGCCAG AGTTGTTCAGATGGAAGATGTCATAGACTGTCTGATGTCTTTTTCCGATTTCCTTTATGCTCTCCAACTGCAGTTCTACTACCAAG AGTTCCTGAACGGCGTACTGCTGATCTACCAGGATCTGTTGGCAGGGAAGAGTCCCAACATTGTCATCGTCCCCACATCCACCTCCATCGACCAGCTCCcctctgtggctgcagaggacaacagcaaggaaaagcagcagcagcaggatggaGTGGACTCGTCCACTTTGGCCCAGTGCATTGATGCCCTCTGTGACAGGTCCAAACACAG TCATCCTCCCAGGTCCTGCATGAGGGAAGTACTTGAACAGACTAACAAAGTATATTACTACAGCTTCCAAATGAGCCTGGCCAAACACCCAAGCATCAACCAAACTATCG